One stretch of Prunus persica cultivar Lovell chromosome G1, Prunus_persica_NCBIv2, whole genome shotgun sequence DNA includes these proteins:
- the LOC18790303 gene encoding transcription factor bHLH62 produces the protein MGKDRTATPSWNPSSFGMEMQSNELNCGSQQLPNSLFNANWDNSMDQSDPFESALSSIVSSPAASNAAIAAGKGGGDGEMIRELIGRLGSICNSGEISSHSYMCGNNSTNTSCYSTPLNSSPKLNLSMIDPQMRGNLPIPGNHLPSHPSLAPFQADPGFVERAARFSCFGGGNFGGLNGQVNLNEAELAYRSMPKIDSGKLSRASSNQSLKVAAGSQLGVQESNKSSPQGGNSAPDKKFGRFSRSSTPENAELGDSREGSSVSEQIPGGDMSVKAENVTNSRKRKPVARGKAKETSSSPSVKDGKVVAEKEEPNSKRSKTDEASGNEKAAAKAKIEPSGGSKATGDGAQKQTKDNSEPPEAPKDYIHVRARRGQATDSHSLAERVRREKISERMKFLQDLVPGCNKVTGKAVMLDEIINYVQSLQRQVEFLSMKLSTVNPRMDLNMEALLSKEILQSRGSLQNALYQLDSAIPSFPFGYQPQQLPPLHSSSISSGTETQFPESPLNAAMRQSQGMQLPTFDRFGGAAPQAPQFFEDDLQSVVQMGFGQIQQESLHGSMASAQMKVEL, from the exons ATGGGAAAAGACAGAACAGCCACACCCTCTTGGAACCCTTCGAGTTTTGGCATGGAAATGCAGTCCAATGAGCTCAATTGTGGCTCACAGCAGCTCCCCAATTCTCTTTTTAATGCCAATTGGGACAATTCAATGGATCAGAGCGATCCCTTTGAGTCTGCCTTGAGCTCCATTGTTTCTTCTCCGGCGGCGTCCAACGCCGCCATCGCTGCGGGCAAAGGCGGCGGCGATGGAGAAATGATTAGAGAACTAATTGGAAGATTAGGAAGCATTTGCAATTCAGGAGAAATATCTTCACACTCTTACATGTGTGGCAATAACAGCACTAACACTTCATGTTATAGCACCCCATTGAACTCTTCACCTAAGCTGAACCTGTCAATGATTGATCCACAGATGAGAGGCAATTTGCCAATTCCTGGAAATCATTTACCTTCACATCCAAGTTTGGCACCTTTTCAAGCTGACCCTGGATTTGTTGAGAGGGCTGCAAGGTTTTCCTGCTTTGGTGGTGGCAATTTTGGTGGCCTCAATGGGCAGGTCAACTTGAATGAAGCTGAATTGGCTTATAGATCAATGCCAAAAATTGATTCTGGCAAGCTTTCCAGAGCTTCCAGCAACCAATCACTTAAAGTTGCTGCTGGATCTCAATTGGGTGTTCAAGAAAGCAACAAAAGCTCTCCCCAGGGTGGGAATTCAGCTCCTGATAAGAAATTCGGCAGGTTTTCGAGGTCCTCCACCCCAGAAAATGCTGAATTAGGTGATTCAAGGGAAGGATCATCAGTTTCTGAGCAGATCCCAGGTGGGGATATGAGTGTGAAAGCAGAAAATGTGACCAATTCCAGGAAAAGGAAACCTGTTGCAAGAGGAAAAGCCAAAGAAACCTCTTCATCTCCCTCTGTTAAAGATGGCAAG GTTGTGGCAGAAAAAGAGGAACCAAATTCCAAGAGAAGCAAAACAGATGAAGCTTCTGGGAACGAAAAGGCAGCTGCAAAGGCAAAGATAGAGCCCAGTGGAGGTTCCAAAGCTACAGGGGATGGGGCtcaaaagcaaacaaaggATAATTCAGAGCCTCCTGAGGCTCCAAAGGACTATATTCATGTCAGAGCCAGAAGGGGTCAAGCTACTGATAGCCATAGTCTTGCAGAAAGA GTTCGAAGAGAGAAAATTAGCGAAAGGATGAAATTTCTTCAAGATCTTGTTCCTGGTTGCAACAAG GTAACTGGAAAAGCAGTGATGCTagatgaaattataaattatgtaCAGTCATTGCAGCGCCAAGTTGAG TTTCTTTCAATGAAATTGTCAACTGTAAATCCCAGAATGGATTTGAACATGGAGGCTCTTCTGTCAAAGGAG ATTCTTCAATCTCGTGGGTCTTTACAAAATGCCCTTTACCAATTAGATTCTGCAATACCTTCATTCCCTTTCGGGTACCAGCCGCAGCAACTGCCACCTTTGCATAGCAGCAGCATCTCTAGTGGGACAGAGACACAATTTCCAGAGAGCCCTCTAAATGCTGCAATGCGTCAAAGTCAAGGCATGCAGTTACCCACATTTGATAGATTTGGTGGAGCAGCACCTCaa GCTCCACAATTCTTTGAGGATGACCTTCAAAGTGTGGTTCAGATGGGATTTGGCCAGATTCAGCAGGAGAGCCTTCATG GTTCAATGGCTTCAGCCCAGATGAAAGTTGAGCTATAA